In Massilia sp. METH4, the genomic window GCGGCGCGGCCGGCCTGGCGACGGCGGACCCGCGGCATTACTGGCAGCTGCGCTCCTCGCACGACCTGCCCGGCAATATGCAGCTGGACTGGACGCTGCGCAAGGTGGGCGCGCTGGAGCGCCCGGCCGTGCCGTCCTACCACGAGCTCGACGTGCAATGGCTGTGGAAGGCCACGCGCAACCTGGACGTGGCGCTGGTGGGCCAGAACCTGCTTCACAAGTCCCACCCCGAGTTCGGAGCGGCGCCGAACCGGAGCGTGTTCGAACGTACCGCCGTGCTCAGGCTCACTTACCGTTTCTGACATGACGCCTTTCGCGATCGACCCTTGCCGCCCGGCGGCGCGCACCTGCCGGCCCGCCTGGCCGGGCTGGCTGGCGGCCTTGCTGGCGCTGGCCCTGCTGTGCGTGGCGCTCAGCTGCGCGGCCGTGGGCCAGCCGGCGGCGCCGCTGGCGCCGAACCTGGAGCGCAGCGTGAAGGCGGCCTATCTGTTCAAGTTCCTCGGCTACGTGGAATTCCTGGCAAAGGAGAGCACGGAAGCGGGCAGCCCGCTGGTCGTGGGCGTGCTGGGCGCCGACGACGTGGCCGCCGAACTGGCGCGCATCACGGCCGGGCGCACGGTCAACGGCCGGCCGGTGGCCGTGCGCAGCCTGCGCGAGGGCGAGCCGATGGCCGGGGTGCAGATGCTGTATGCCGGCACGGCCAACGACTTGCCGAAGGTATTGCGCAGCGCCGCGCAGAACGGCGCGCTCGGCGTGGCCGACGACGAGAACGGGCTGCAGCAGGGTGCCGTCATCAATTTCCGCATCGTGGAAGACCGCGTGCGCTTCGAGGTATCGCTGCCTGCCGCCGAACGCAGCAACCTGAAACTGAGTTC contains:
- a CDS encoding YfiR family protein, encoding MTPFAIDPCRPAARTCRPAWPGWLAALLALALLCVALSCAAVGQPAAPLAPNLERSVKAAYLFKFLGYVEFLAKESTEAGSPLVVGVLGADDVAAELARITAGRTVNGRPVAVRSLREGEPMAGVQMLYAGTANDLPKVLRSAAQNGALGVADDENGLQQGAVINFRIVEDRVRFEVSLPAAERSNLKLSSRLLSVAWHVQKGN